One segment of Drosophila mauritiana strain mau12 chromosome 3R, ASM438214v1, whole genome shotgun sequence DNA contains the following:
- the LOC117142696 gene encoding F-box only protein 11, which yields MPSASFTSSRTYVRRSRRKGANRIAMPNRPTGNIMDPMLQQNVTAAGVGASASGSNSSAAGSSGGGGVGNNNASSSGSTGATSTSGSAAAAAAAAGATAAGASSSAEYFDSGQGASGSSGAASSGFSGSFYNALQMMDTTESSGAGTSQSTPPALGASSSTTTSKSTCATVGSSTASTSAAAAAAASASSGSSHQSPYDLRRKISASSHEQWPTSSSSAVAAAAAILVGPSSSSPPLVNPGASPSSSSSSSSSSSSSSSASSSSSSSNVQAPSTSATFPVNNAPTTGATLAQPPNVHSSVPQQHCGALPVGAAIEDNNYMLPARKRSRRLYTQGGEMGPSAGATGEAAGSGTAASGGAGCAPTAAQYLQYELPDEVLLAIFSYLMEQDLCRLALVCKRFNTIANDTELWKRLYQSVFEYDLPLFNPELCKFVFEKPEESEYANPWKESFRQLYRGVHVRPGYQERRSSGRSIVFFNTIQAALDYPEERAAAGVFVPAGAGAGNVVSAGLSNTSASAGVGGASVNALVNIYEEQVAPTEHPGPLIFLHAGHYKGEYLFIDSDVALVGAAPGNVAESVILEREAGSTVMFVEGAKYAYVGYLTLKFSPEVTSTVSHHKHYCLDIGENCSPTVDNCIIRSTSVVGAAVCVGGVNANPVIRNCDISDCENVGLYVTDYAQGTYEHNEISRNALAGIWVKNFASPIMRENHIHHGRDVGIFTFENGMGYFEKNDIHNNRIAGFEVKAGANPTVVKCEIHHGQTGGIYVHENGLGQFIENRIHSNNFAGVWITSNSNPTIRKNEIYNGHQGGVYIFGEGRGLIEHNNIYGNALAGIQIRTNSDPIVRHNKIHHGQHGGIYVHEKGQGLIEENEVYSNTLAGVWITTGSTPVLRRNRIHSGKQVGVYFYDNGHGKLEDNDIFNHLYSGVQIRTGSNPVIRGNKIWGGQNGGVLVYNGGLGLLEQNEIFDNAMAGVWIKTDSNPTLKRNKIYDGRDGGICIFNGGKGILEENDIFRNTQAGVLISTQSHPILRRNRIYDGQAAGVEITNNATATLEHNQIFKNKFGGLCLASGVQPITRGNNIFNNEDEVEKAVSSGQCLYKISSYTSFPMHDFYRCQTCNTTDRNAICVNCIKNCHAGHDVEFIRHDRFFCDCGAGTLSNQCQLQGEPTQDTDTLYDSAAPMESHTLMVN from the exons ATGCCGAGCGCCTCATTCACATCATCGCGCACCTACGTGCGCCGCTCCCGCCGGAAAGGAGCCAACCGGATAGCGATGCCCAACCGGCCAACGGGCAACATAATGGACCCCATGCTTCAGCAAAACGTGACCGCCGCCGGTGTGGGAGCCAGTGCATCCGGTTCCAACAGTAGTGCCGCCGGTAGTTCCGGTGGTGGTGGCGttggcaacaacaacgccaGCAGTAGCGGAAGTACTGgcgccacatccacatccggatctgcagcggcggcagcagcagccgccggAGCTACTGCAGCAGGAGCCTCCAGTTCTGCAGAGTACTTTGACAGCGGCCAAGGAGCTAGTGGATCCAGCGGAGCAGCTTCGTCGGGCTTCTCTGGCAGCTTTTACAATGCCCTGCAAATGATGGACACCACTGAGAGTTCGGGCGCCGGCACCAGCCAGTCAACGCCACCGGCACTAGgagcctcctcctccaccaccactTCGAAGTCCACCTGCGCCACAGTCGGATCAAGTACGGCAAGCACGtccgccgccgcagcagctgcagcctCCGCTTCTTCCGGAAGTAGTCACCAGAGCCCGTACGACTTGCGCCGAAAGATCTCCGCCAGCAGCCACGAGCAATGGCCCACCAGCTCATCTTCCGCCGTGGCAGCAGCTGCCGCAATACTCGTAGGACCATCGAGCAGCTCACCGCCGCTGGTTAATCCGGGTGCCTCGCCATCCAGCTCCtcatcgtcctcctcctctAGCTCGTCGTCTTCGTCCGCCTCGTCCTCGAGCTCCTCGTCCAATGTTCAGGCGCCCTCGACCAGCGCCACCTTTCCGGTGAACAATGCACCCACCACTGGAGCCACTCTGGCGCAGCCACCCAATGTCCACAGTTCGGTGCCGCAACAGCATTGTGGAGCACTGCCGGTTGGCGCTGCCATCGAGGATAATAACTACATGCTGCCGGCGAGGAAAAGGTCTCGACGCCTCTACACACAAGGCGGAGAGATGGGACCGTCTGCGGGTGCCACAGGTGAAGCAGCCGGATCTGGAACAGCAGCGTCCGGCGGTGCAGGTTGTGCGCCCACGGCGGCCCAGTACCTTCAGTATGAACTGCCCGACGAGGTACTGCTGGCCATCTTCTCGTATCTTATGGAACAGGACCTATGCCGCCTGGCGCTCGTATGCAAGCGCTTTAACACCATTGCCAACGACACGGAGCTGTGGAAGCGACTCTATCAGTCTGTCTTTGAGTACGACCTGCCGCTCTTCAACCCGGAACTGTGCAAGTTCGTATTTGAGAAGCCCGAAGAGTCGGAGTACGCTAATCCGTGGAAAGAGAGCTTCCGCCAGTTGTACCGCGGTGTTCATGTGCGTCCCGGTTACCAGGAGCGTCGCAGCTCTGGCCGCAGTATTGTGTTCTTCAACACAATTCAGGCGGCTCTGGATTACCCAGAAGAGCGAGCGGCTGCAGGAGTTTTTGTGCCAGCCGGTGCAGGTGCCGGCAATGTGGTATCCGCCGGACTGTCCAACACAAGTGCGTCAGCGGGAGTCGGTGGCGCCAGCGTTAACGCACTGGTCAACATCTATGAGGAGCAAGTGGCTCCGACCGAGCATCCCGGACCACTGATATTCCTACATGCTGGTCATTACAAGGGGGAATATTTGTTCATCGACTCGGACGTGGCACTTGTTGGTGCAGCGCCTGGCAACGTTGCCGAATCAGTGATCCTGGAACGGGAGGCCGGATCCACTGTGATGTTTGTAGAGGGCGCCAAGTACGCCTACGTGGGTTACCTCACACTCAAGTTTTCGCCTGAAGTCACATCAACAGTATCGCATCACAAGCACTACTGCCTGGACATCGGCGAGAACTGCTCCCCAACTGTGGACAATTGCATCATTCGCTCTACCTCGGTGGTGGGCGCTGCCGTCTGTGTGGGCGGGGTCAACGCCAATCCCGTCATTCGAAACTGCGATATCAGCGACTGCGAAAATGTAGGCCTCTACGTCACCGACTACGCCCAGGGAACATACGAGCACAACGAGATCAGCCGGAACGCTCTGGCGGGCATTTGGGTTAAGAACTTCGCCAGTCCGATTATGCGAGAGAACCACATACACCACGGTCGGGATGTGGGCATCTTTACCTTCGAAAATGGAATG GGCTACTTTGAGAAGAATGATATCCACAACAATCGCATAGCTGGCTTCGAGGTTAAGGCCGGAGCCAATCCTACCGTGGTCAAGTGTGAAATCCATCATGGCCAAACGGGCGGCATTTATGTGCACGAGAACGGACTTGGTCAGTTCATAGAGAACCGCATTCATTCGAATAACTTTGCAG GTGTCTGGATAACCTCCAACAGCAATCCAACGATCCGCAAAAACGAGATCTACAACGGACACCAAGGAGGAGTGTACATCTTTGGCGAGGGTCGAGGTCTTATCGAACACAATAACATTTATGGAAATGCTCTGGCAGGGATTCAAATTCGCACCAATAGTGATCCCATAGTGCGGCACAACAAGATCCATCATGGCCAACACGGCGGCATATATGTACACGAGAAGGGTCAAGGGCTGATAGAGGAGAACGAGGTGTACTCCAACACACTGGCTGGCGTGTGGATCACCACTGGGAGCACTCCAGTATTGCGACGCAATCGAATACATTCGGGAAAGCAGGTGGGAGTCTACTTTTACGACAACGGGCATGGAAAGCTAGAGGACAATGACATATTCAACCACCTGTACTCGGGAGTGCAAATCCGCACGGGCAGCAATCCGGTAATACGCGGCAACAAGATCTGGGGCGGACAGAATGGTGGAGTACTGGTGTATAATGGTGGTCTGGGCTTGTTGGAGCAGAATGAGATATTCGACAATGCCATGGCCGGTGTTTGGATTAAAACGGACTCCAATCCGACGCTAAAGCGCAACAAGATCTATGACGGTCGTGATGGCGGCATCTGCATCTTCAACGGCGGCAAGGGTATCCTTGAGGAAAACGATATATTCCGCAACACACAGGCCGGAGTACTCATCTCGACACAATCGCACCCAATCCTGCGACGGAATCGCATTTACGATGGCCAGGCGGCGGGCGTGGAGATAACCAACAATGCCACCGCCACGCTTGagcataatcagatattcaagAACAAGTTCGGTGGGCTGTGCCTAGCCAGCGGCGTTCAGCCCATAACCCGGGGCAACAACATCTTCAACAACGAGGACGAGGTGGAGAAGGCCGTATCCAGCGGGCAGTGCCTGTACAAGATTAGCAGCTACACCTCCTTTCCCATGCACGACTTCTACCGCTGCCAGACCTGCAACACAACCGACCGCAACGCCATATGCGTCAATTGCATTAAGAATTGTCATGCTGGTCATGACGTCGAGTTTATACGACACGATCG CTTCTTTTGCGACTGCGGTGCTGGCACCCTGTCCAATCAGTGTCAACTGCAGGGCGAACCCACTCAGGACACGGACACACTCTACGACTCGGCAGCCCCCATGGAATCACACACACTGATGGTCAACTAG
- the LOC117142697 gene encoding L-asparaginase, with protein MPARCGCLKKEARVHVIYVGGTIGMIRNESGVLHTEPKVLARQLQEFPSCHDRNYTSKDNDGPMMVLPAVSGAPYRVLYDLIEFCPLMDSSCMGFCDWKRIANEVGKTYKSYDGFVILHGTDTLAYSASALAFMLESLNKPVVFTGAQIPIFEARSDGRENFLGALLIAGNYNIPEVLVFFGNKILRGCRSTKLSSDSFHALDSPNFAPLGRASVNIEINSRQIFRPCNIKPFSLHSELEKNVALLRIYPGISASVVQAILKEPTKGVVLQTFGAGNFPVNREDLMDELREAVHRGVIIVNITQCSAGMVANIYETSQGLMEVGVIPGYDMTQEAAFTKLAYVLSKPEWDIPNKKKVMLLSLRGELTTNKVSKINDIDLIEGVARTLHMSTAMERQQMCSTFYPALVAAAVTEGDVHKLGDLKQYGANLCDTNCDGRSAMHLACFLGKLNCVCFLISAGCPVNVHDRFNRTPLHEAIDTDNHDIIKALLKNGAKLNDQPLVQAELLRALTERGKIKRLESFRLAGANLTLADRTGRTALHYACQLGNHEVVDYLLPHYENPYIKDELGMSPIDYAKAANHAHILTLMRFKEKELAKQDPCSCTQ; from the exons ATGCCGGCGAGGTGCGGTTGCTTGAAGAAGGAGGCTCGCGTCCATGTCATCTACGTGGGTGGAACCATCGGAATGATCCGCAACGAGTCCGGAG TACTGCACACCGAGCCCAAGGTGCTGGCTCGGCAGCTTCAAGAGTTTCCCAGCTGCCACGACAGGAATTACACCAGCAAGGATAATGATGGTCCCATGATGGTGCTACCCGCAGTGTCTGGAGCTCCGTATAGAGTCCTTTACGATTTGATTGAGTTCTGCCCACTGATGGACTCCAGCTGCATGGGCTTCTGCGACTGGAAGCGCATTGCCAACGAAGTGGGA AAGACATACAAGTCCTACGACGGCTTTGTGATCCTCCATGGAACAGATACCCTAGCCTACTCCGCCTCGGCACTGGCGTTCATGCTGGAGAGCCTGAACAAACCCGTGGTATTCACTGGGGCACAGATTCCGATCTTTGAAGCCCGCAGCGATGGGCGGGAAAACTTCTTGGGCGCACTTCTCATAGCAGGCAATTACAATATACCCGAGGTGCTGGTCTTCTTCGGCAACAAGATTCTCCGTGGCTGTCGCTCCACGAAGCTCAGTTCCGACTCCTTTCACGCACTGGACTCACCAAATTTTGCCCCATTGGGTCGGGCGAGTGTCAACATTGAGATAAACAGCCGCCAAATCTTTCGACCGTGCAATATTAAACCATTTTCACTTCATTCGGAACTCGAAAAGAACGTGGCGCTGCTGCGAATTTACCCGGGAATAAGTGCCAGTGTGGTCCAGGCAATCTTGAAGGAGCCAACGAAAGGTGTGGTCCTCCAGACCTTTGGAGCCGGCAATTTTCCGGTTAATCGTGAGGACCTGATGGACGAACTGAGGGAGGCGGTTCACAGAGGCGTTATTATTGTCAACATCACGCAGTGCTCGGCGGGCATGGTGGCCAACATTTACGAGACAAGCCAGGGCCTGATGGAAGTGGGCGTAATTCCCGGCTATGATATGACTCAGGAGGCCGCCTTTACCAAGCTGGCCTATGTGCTGTCCAAGCCGGAGTGGGACATTCCCAACAAGAAGAAGGTGATGCTACTAAGTTTGCGCGGCGAGCTGACCACCAACAAGGTTTCCAAGATTAACGACATTGATCTGATCGAGGGCGTGGCCCGCACATTGCACATGTCGACGGCGATGGAACGGCAGCAGATGTGCTCCACATTCTATCCCGCTTTGGTGGCGGCCGCGGTCACCGAAGGTGATGTCCACAAGTTGGGCGATCTCAAGCAGTACGGCGCCAATCTGTGCGACACCAACTGCGATGGTCGCTCCGCCATGCACCTGGCCTGCTTCCTGGGCAAACTGAactgtgtctgcttcctgaTTTCCGCCGGCTGCCCGGTAAATGTCCACGATCGATTCAACCGCACGCCATTGCACGAGGCCATCGACACGGACAACCATGATATAATCAAGGCGCTGCTCAAGAACGGCGCCAAGCTGAACGATCAGCCGCTGGTCCAGGCGGAGCTACTGCGTGCTCTTACGGAACGGGGCAAGATCAAGCGATTGGAGTCATTTCGTCTCGCCGGAGCCAATCTCACGCTGGCCGATCGGACTGGACGAACGGCTCTGCACTACGCCTGCCAGTTGGGCAATCACGAGGTGGTGGACTATCTGCTGCCGCACTACGAGAATCCCTACATCAAGGATGAGCTGGGCATGTCGCCAATCGACTACGCCAAGGCAGCCAATCATGCCCACATCCTGACCCTGATGCGGTTCAAGGAGAAGGAGCTGGCTAAGCAAGATCCGTGTTCCTGCACGCAATAG